ACAGTAGGTAAGAGTGCAAATGGATTTTGCTATGGAAAGCCAACGCTAGGTAAAGAGTCACGACCTGCTTCACACATGTTTAGGCATGTGAAGAAAAAAGTGGAAGTGACATCACCGCCGCCATTAAACGCAGGCCTATCTGAAATGACTTTGACAAGCATTATGACGGTGGCAAAGAGCCTTTTTGAACACATAAAGAAGACTTATAGAGCAAACCTTTGTCTTCTCGGATGGGTTTAGCGCAACACTCCCGTCTTCTAAATCAGTTGTGAAACAAAGCCGTAACGGATTCGATGCCCGAGGCAGCGTGCAGGTGCTCGGGCCCAAAGCAGACGCATCCAAAAATACCCCTTGATTATTTTCTTAATCCTTTAATAAGCCAGATCCTGAGCGCCTGTCCCTATCTCCTCCGCCcttcctcctccacccttcctccaACTCTGgcctccacccatcccccttTCTTCTCTCGCCCGGCACCCTCGTAATGCTCCGTCTGTGGAGAAAGGCAAAGCTGCACCGTGGGCCATAATAAGCCGGTTTGAGTGATGCATGCACGGCCCTGCAGCctccaaacgtgtgtgtgtgtgtgtgtgtgtgtgtgtgtgtgtgcgtgtgtgcgcgcgtgtgtgtgcatttctGTGGATTTGTCACCTAAGCATATATCTGTTATTATCATATATCTGTTATATTGCAGACTGTTCAACCCAGAGTCAATTGAATGTAATTTAATAAAACATtcatctcaccatttctgccACACAAGAAACAGTCGGACTGTTGGGCTGCTTCACATCAACACACTACACTGGCATCTCAGTGATGACCACAATCTACTTTCTAATTACATCAGAATATAAAAAAGTTGCAGTTTTTCCTTTTACTTTTTCGATCAGATAACGTTTCACTCTGCCACTTCATCTTTGCGTCCCGTTACACTTCATTTTCCAATTTCATGTTTGATTCTCCTTTACCTTTACACATCAGATAGAACCCGAGAGGCCAGCTGTGACTGGACCCTCTCCTTATCTACTGGTTTGATCAGTTCTCTTCCACAGCGTGATGACCGTAGAGCTCAATACTGCACACTGCAGAATGACCTCAGGCCCATCACAGAATACTCCCTCTCAATTTACTAACCCATTTCTGGGGAATGTAACAGGacccagagacacagagacaggcagAAGGCCCTCTGCAAACTGGGCCAAGCAGATCACTTCGTGTGGACTTTTTCAGTGTCTGCATGATTAAATCAAACAATGCAAATGGTGATTGCACATGGCACGGTTTGTTCAGTCCAGAGGCTGGGTGAGAAATCCAGGCAAACAATATCTGGTGCTGGTTTAATACCAACACAGAGCAGGTGTCACCAGTACCCCATCAAGACATTTTCTGAGAGACTAATTATACCGGTAAAGCGATACTCCTGTGGTTTACTACTTGTCATTTACACTCTGGTCTTATTGTTAGTTTCTACTCTCCCTCTcaatctccctccctccctccctccctcctttttTAAAAGAAGACGTTCCAGGACAGTTTGCCCACAGATCACATCCTATTCCCCTTTTCACTTCCAGACATTCCAGTGTACCCCCAGCAGTAGAGGGTGCTGACATAtctgtccactagagggcatgCTTTAAGGCATAAGCACTTATTCTGGCCTGAACCTCACCTTCTCAGCCCAAACCCCCTCCGTCAGGACCTTCTGCAGGCCtagtctcactctcctctcatcccATCGAACACAATCTAACGTGTCCCCCATCCGAGCAAAGCCATCCGGATGATCATAGAACTggttgtgaaaaaaaaaaagccatccAGTGTCACTTCCCATTATTGATTATAAGATCATCCGAGTTTGTGTTGCATCCTCGAGTGAGGCGCCCATGGCTTAATGAACCCCAGACCCACGGAGCTGATTGGAGGACTTGTCGGAAGTCATCTTGGCCTCCCTTCATCATGCAGAGACTCTCTGGGACAAATGAACTGCTGCATCCATTAGCAGAATTACTTTGCTTAATTGCTTTTTGTATGGGATGAATATGCAGTAGATGGCGAGAGATGCTTCTTTCTCATTAGCTACAACTACTCCATCTGCTGTGCTGCGTTCTCCCTCTATTTCTCTCCCACTATTGCAACATCTCAATCTTGGTGAAGCATCACTGACTCATTTTTCACCAGGCATCATTTGAATCCATTGTCAATATTTCAAGAGCAGAAATAAATCATTATATTTTGTGAACTTCATTGTTATTCAGAACCATTGATTAAAATCAAAAGGGTGAGTTATTTAACTGCTTTTAACTGTGCAGCCACTGATTTATTTATCAGGTGTGTATTTTTAAGCTCAAACTAATTCTTAAAATGATCAAATGCTGCCAAGAACAAGTTTAACCAATCTAATCAATCAAATCCATCAAAATGCAGCAACATTATGTGCAGAGGACTGTAAAAGAAATCACTGTTAAATCCTCTTCTTGACCCTTACAATTGATCATTAGCACATATCACATATTACCTCCCATCACATTTTTAGAGAGAGAAATGCAACTCCCCTGAGTCGCCCAAACATTGTGATCGGTGGGCTGCGTGGTGAGCCAGAGACCACAAAATaactaaaaaaaaacccattttTGTAATTTGACCATTAAGGTTCCAGTTTGCCCAACCAGTTTGCTGTAAGCCACACTCACGATGCCTAGTTCTATAATGAGATGGCTAAAGGTTTTTGATATATGATCACTGAGGGATGCGAGACCACTGGTGAACCACCACTCGGCCCCAATGTCCTGCAACTATTCGTCCTATATGTACCTCATCTTACTCTCCCTGACGTCCCTTGTTCTGTCTAATGTGGTTACACTTTCACACTCTCCATTGTCCTTCATCCCCGTTGGGCCCGGTGGCCCAAAAGACCGGACTCTCCCCGAGGATTCTCTCATTTGCCTCTCTATGGAGGCCCTTTTCATTGCGTGGTCCCCAGAAAAGTAGCGGAAGGCTTGTGTTTCTGAAAGCAGACTCCGTCATCATTGAAATGACCCTATCCACTCAATTATTTATCACACCTTGCCACCATTGTGTGCGTCTATGTGTACATgcctgtgtgtctatgtatgtgcgcacgtttgtgtgtatgtgtgtgttttgcatgtGCATGCGCGTGGCTGTGTATTGATTAGAGTGTGCCCGTGATCTTCCCATGAACGTAAACAGGGGCTGGGAGTGTTGCTCGGCATGAATGAGTGAGTATGTGGGTGCTTCTGGATATGCTGGAGATGTGGATTGGAGACAACGGGATCCGTTTCTCAACCTGCTACTCTTCCCTGCAGTGCATATTCAAAGCCAATCAGTTTATTTGGTAATTTATCTATTGCAGGTGGCGTAAAGTGCTTACCAAGAACGCTACTGCAGCAGACAGGGGAAACGGCTGTGAGGTTTTCATTACACTACGAGCAGCTCGTCTTAGATGCCTGGTCAAAATGGAAAATTATGCAGTGTGTTTGATGTAAGTTTACTTAGCCAGCAAATAAAATAGCAGCATCTGGCTGAATAAGAAAGCAGTGGCCAGGTGAAGAGACAGTCGCCGTTTATTATACTGCTAAGGTCAAGCTTGTGAGCAGGAACTTGCATTCATTAGCCTTGCAATAACATTACAGTACATGAAATTGCAACATTTGCTATATACTAATGTGGAGATGTATTTCTTCTAGCCAAGAATGCTAACTAAGAACATTTGTTGATGCTGTGCGTGGTGTATGCATGTAAAACTGCATTATGACAGAAACCAAATGACACGTGGAGCGGGACAACATTATTCATTAGATGAGCCCAGCTAAGATGGTGTAACAGGGACAGACCCGTAACAATTATTCACCTTTCTGAAAGGACTTTCAGGAAACCTATGAAGCTTAAAAGGAATTtttgttctctttgtgtgtgaaGACTTACTGAAGCTTACTCTACATTTCATTCAAAATTACTGCCACTTTTAAACGTAGATGGGAAAGCTTTTTGGTTTCAGCTTTTAACTGGCTTTTATCATCTTCATCGAACCAATAAAACCTGATTACTTCAGCAGTAACTGAGGCCGTCCAATATGGAATCAAGACAAATATATCATCTAGGGTGTCAGGACCCCTTACAGAGTTATTGTGTTGGGGTGAGGTGAAGCTTCTCTAATAGAATAGCTTTATTTCTTTGTAATGTAGAGTTCATACCTACTATGTTTGTGGGTCTCATTTGCTAAATTATAGTTCTTGTTAGCCACTCAACCACGCATAGGAGATTATACTGATCCAATGTTCATGTTGAAAACTGAAATAATGGATCCTAACTATCCTAATTATCAAAAGCTGTCTACTCCATGTGTACacagaaaataaataattcTTAACGTGATACCAATTAACATAATTTTCCTCGTCTTATAGTTGCTTATATAAGAGACCCTCATATCTTCTGTCACCTTACATAATTGGACTACTGACTATAGGATTGTTGCATGCCAGAGATTAGTAGCACTATAGCTTTGCTATGGTATGATAAAAAGACAGCAAATATCTGCATAAAAAATATATGTTCAGCACAAACATCTGTCACCCAGACAGCCTGCAGaggaaaaaaactaaaactacaGAGCATTTACATGAATGTTGATTTACATGTATTAAAAAAACTATATACTATACAAACTATGAAGTTGACTATTCCAATTCTCATCCATGTTACCCGTTTTCACCAGATCCCAGAAAATCTGGTAAAACAGTAGAACAAAGCCAAGGGGGACAACTGACCAAAATGAGCCACAAAGTCACACTCCTCCAGTTAATTCTACACTACAAATGAACCACAAAGTCACACTCCTCCAGTTAATTCTACACTACAAATGAACCACAAAGTCACACTCCTCCAGTTAATTCTATACTACAGAGAAGAAGTGAACGCCCTTCTGGGATCTTTTCTTGAAAAGAAATGACTTCAAGATTGCAAGAAGCAATCATGTTGTAAACCTTACTAGAGAAGGAACAGCCAGCTCTGGGCCAAGCTTCTCTATAGCTGTAGGTTCAGGTATCCAATGGGTGTCAGTTGACTATGACAGAAACAGTGGGCTGAGAGAGACCACTGCCAATACATCACACAGTTTAGGGTAACTTTTAGATTAGGCTTCTCTGAGGGAATCACTCACAGTTTATCAACACATTAAGAGGTCTGGGAAAGTCATATACTGTgtctataatataatataatatattatgaTTACATAATGTATATTTTAACTTGATTAGACTAACTTGAACTTTCTGTGTGAAAATGTTTGGCACAATTCAACCTGTCACTTTTACGGGACATAGAAATAGCATTGTGTGGTAATGCTTCGACTCTAGAGAATCACATGTACTGGTGTAGGGAAGACTATTAGTATTAATTACCTTGTCGTATTGAGACATATTTCCTATTGGTGGCCTGAAATACCACCTGCGGATGGCTTTCCTCCAGATCAAACAGCTCATCTTTGCCTGGTTTGGAGCAGCGTCCTGAGCGTAAGGTACCTGTTGGCCCCATGGGGCTCAAGTACCTCCCTTCACAGTCTTTGAAGGCTAATTTGCCTTGTTTCAGTTCCAGTGTGTATCCTGTTCCACGGCCATTTTCAAATGACAACTTCCCGTCGCTGCTTAAGAAGCGACTATCACTCGTCTTCAGGCAGTATTTGCCGTCCACATAAACCAGGGTCAGAAGGGCATCGACACCCCATGGAATGTTGCTATCCACTGCTATTTCGCCCTCAGGTGCGGACAGGTGGGCGTAACGTTTGCGGGCTACGCTTAACAAGTTTGCCTGTGGGTGAAGGGCCAGGTGCACGGCCCAGAGCTCAGCCTCGCCAATCGTTTGAGCGAAGCAGGACAGGTAGTCTTCAGAGCCTCCAAAGAAGCGCAGGTGCCTCTCGGACTGAAGAGCCCAGCGGCCATCTGACTGTGCAACTATTAAAAACCTGCAATCGCACTCTTGGCTCTCGGCCTCGCAGCTCACCTTGCCGTCTTTGTCGGACGCCAGGTAGCGGCCCAGATGGCTGCGCAGGTACACCGCCCGGCTGTCTTTCTCATCTTGCTCGAGTGTCCAGATCTGCTTCTTCTTGAGGCTTGGAGCGGAGGCGTTCACTTTGAACCCGAAAGCCTCAGCTGTCAGGTAGCGGTTCTCGTAGTTAATTAGCCCGAATTGGAGCTTGAGGCCTTTACTGCCATTTATGGGCATTGTGGTGTTCAACTCAGGTGAATGCACGAGTGGATTGTAAGTCCAGAGATGGAACTGACTGCCAGAAGTGGTATCTGGCCTTCCTGTGTTGATTAATTTGCCTCTAAAAACAGGTGACTCTCAGAGGATGAAGTCTACTAAAGCCTCCTAATTTATCTGTTGCCCCTTCTTAGCTTCCTTTCAACTGATGTGGATCTCTTTCCTTTATTAAGTTGGTCCTTGGctatttttgtcttcttttgttttttttttcttttcccaaGTCCTTGGTCTCTCCTGGTAAGAAAAAAAGATagctcctgtctcactccccAGAGAGCTTGCTAAGGCTCtaggttttttttccccttctgTTTCCTAATCAGCTCAGATTAAAATCAGCAGGACTCAACACCTCAATCCAGTGAGCTGCTGACGTCACCTTGATCCCACCAGGTTCTTCTCCCTgcccctctcacactcttcctccctctcctctcactctcttcctctctctcctcacttgctccctctctttctctgtacaAACCTTATCCTCGGTCTTTGTCTGCCGTTCGAGTGGCCACCTGTGGGATTACCAAAATAGTGATCTGCTAAAGAGATGTTGTCCAGGGCCACGCAGCACAATGTGGTCTTCTTACTTCCTCTCTTGTCTCTCCTGTCTTGTCTGTTTGATTAATTTCTCTCCTTCATTTCCTCTTCTCAGGTCTTCATTCATATCTTAGTTTTCCACCCAACTGGTCTCCGGTTTGATTGGTGTATCCTTTAAACAGAGACATCTTTGAATTGAAGCTGGTGCCCTTTGAGATCTCCACGGGCAGACCCTCatcaggatgtcaacattttcTGTCCCCACGAGGACAAACCAGGCAATTTGGGCTTCTACTCACTACAAATGCTATCTAACACTGTAGCCACAACCGCAGAAAGGCAGTATGTACTAAACGTACTAAACATCACCCCTTTACCCTTTCGTCTTTGCCACAGTTATTTGTATTTCTCTTTTATCCTACTTTCTCCTCTTTGCTGGTTTTATTCCACAGACCCTTTTGAGGCCCTGTAATCCACCCTTTCTGTGGTTCCTGTGTCTTTATCCTCTGCCCCAGTCTCCAGCTCTTTGCTGATGGTGATTGGACAGAATGCTGGGTAACCAGATCCCTCCCCCAGCGACAGTGGCCTGACTATGGGATCAGTTTTCCAGCACACACTTGGTATAGAGTGACATGGGTTCTCTGATTCCAAGCTCTGGGGTTCGTCTTTTTAGGGGGCCGTACACATGTGTTTGAATATTTAGTTGTAAGGCAGATTCAAAATAACTGAGatacagtatataaaattaTCTTTAGCATTATCTTTAGCTTCAAACTAGTACTTTTCCTCAAACTAGTATCTTATATACTGTTTAGTGCTCTTTTTTAATAAGTTCACATGAGGCCTGTATAGAACCTTGTGgattcactactgtacttactATTCATTACCATCAAATACCACAATATTCACTATAGGAAAACTTCAGAAACTCCCTAATCTTTTTTCAGTTATCCCAATGAATTATTAACCCAATCTAATCCACTAGCAGCTCCTTCTCATCCTCTTCTAGTGTGCTTTGAAAAAAGGACCATGCATCTGTTAATTTTGTATAAATACAGACTTTACAAATACATAAAACATCTTTAATAACTACCAGTAGTCTATAGAAACAGTCCTCCTTCATCTCATCTCAGTATCGCTTTAAACAGTTGCAATCTGTCTATGAATTCTTAATGCAAATAATGAGGGCACATTTATGCATATAAGcaggcaaatacacacacactcacacaacacacaatgaATTTGTTGTCATCAAAAATTAACAACAGACTTTTGAATCATTCCCCTTGTCAATCTCATTTACTAATTTCCTTAAACTTACCTTATTCCATTATGCTGTCTATGCATTGTCTGTCTAACTAAACACTTCTCTGACTGGGAGGAGAGAATTTGTCAGTAGACAGTAATCCAGGAACAGCTTGACTGACACCTTTGGCTTTGTTGTTTGACAGAAAGAGGGTACTGTGACTTGTGAGTCAGATTAATTGTACAGTCTGTACACACAGCCAGATACAACACCTCAGGAACTCTCATGTTGTAAGTATTTGTTTGAACACATTAACATTGTGAGAGAGCCCCCCATAAGACATTAAacacataaatgtgtgtgtgtgtgtgtgtgtgtgtgtgtgtttgtgaatttaTAGTGGAATAATTTCACCAGCAAATCACAACACATTTGTCCAGGATGTTGAATTCTAAATGTGGAGGGTGGGAGTCCAGCATGGTGAATTCTATTCGGGTACACTTAACCAACAAGATTTAATCAATCTATTAGAGCAGGTGAATCAAATAATTGTGCTGGTGCCCCTATAGATTGTTATCAAAATCAGATTAATCGTGAATGTGTTGTACTGGGCtgtaccactagagggcagcagagTTACAGAAGTACATACTGTAGGAGTATAAGTAATGCATAGGCACT
The genomic region above belongs to Brachyhypopomus gauderio isolate BG-103 chromosome 3, BGAUD_0.2, whole genome shotgun sequence and contains:
- the fscn2b gene encoding fascin-2b → MPINGSKGLKLQFGLINYENRYLTAEAFGFKVNASAPSLKKKQIWTLEQDEKDSRAVYLRSHLGRYLASDKDGKVSCEAESQECDCRFLIVAQSDGRWALQSERHLRFFGGSEDYLSCFAQTIGEAELWAVHLALHPQANLLSVARKRYAHLSAPEGEIAVDSNIPWGVDALLTLVYVDGKYCLKTSDSRFLSSDGKLSFENGRGTGYTLELKQGKLAFKDCEGRYLSPMGPTGTLRSGRCSKPGKDELFDLEESHPQVVFQATNRKYVSIRQGVSVSANQDDETDMEMFQMEIDRDSKKCKFRTNEGNYWTLVAHGGIQSTATEVGTNTMFDIVWLGQRVALRASNGKYVCTKKNGQLAAVSDSIGENEELILKLINRPFLILRGENGYVCHHKNSNTLDANRSVYDIFTFQFSNGAYHIKGAEGRFWYVSSNALVCSDGDTPEDFCFEFLDHGRIGIRAKNGKYLRGDQGGTLKCDGGSADNSSLWEY